The following are encoded together in the Deinococcus soli (ex Cha et al. 2016) genome:
- a CDS encoding LacI family DNA-binding transcriptional regulator, whose protein sequence is MMEAVTLAQVAREAGVSPSTVSRILNGTANVTPEKRARVESVITRLNYRPNPQAQALAGGRSLTIGVITPTLNSTFYGEALAGIEAALNDTPYHPIVISGQWRTEREQEALDLLLARRVDAVIMMGGILDDQILTHVARRVPLIAVGRDVRGLDHSCIVLDNTKAMQQVARHLLDLGHRQFAYISGAERQQDAMERRTAFLGYLEAHGVTVPPELIQVGRYTEEGGLEAAEAILNAGRPFTALVCANDQMALGARLALYRRGVSVPGDVSLTGFDDVFTSSLMTPPLTTVRQAIYDIGLTAAREALNLLDGQPVVRQVFEPDLIIRESTAAPARPRPAARARRGVTAMSTPDG, encoded by the coding sequence ATGATGGAAGCAGTCACCCTGGCGCAGGTGGCGCGGGAGGCGGGCGTGTCGCCCAGCACCGTGTCACGCATTCTGAACGGCACGGCCAACGTGACGCCAGAAAAACGCGCCCGTGTCGAATCCGTCATCACCCGCCTGAACTACCGCCCCAACCCGCAGGCGCAGGCCCTGGCCGGCGGGCGCAGCCTGACCATCGGCGTGATCACCCCCACCCTGAACTCCACCTTCTACGGCGAGGCGCTGGCCGGGATCGAGGCGGCCCTGAACGACACGCCGTACCACCCGATCGTGATCAGCGGCCAGTGGCGCACCGAACGCGAGCAGGAGGCCCTGGACCTGCTGCTGGCCCGCCGGGTGGACGCCGTGATCATGATGGGCGGCATCCTCGACGACCAGATCCTGACGCATGTGGCGCGGCGGGTCCCGCTGATCGCGGTGGGCCGCGACGTGCGCGGGCTGGATCACAGCTGCATCGTGCTGGACAACACCAAGGCCATGCAGCAGGTCGCGCGGCACCTGCTGGACCTCGGGCACCGGCAGTTCGCGTACATCAGCGGCGCCGAGCGGCAGCAGGACGCCATGGAGCGCCGGACGGCCTTCCTGGGTTACCTGGAAGCCCACGGCGTGACTGTGCCGCCCGAACTGATCCAGGTGGGCCGCTACACCGAGGAAGGCGGCCTGGAGGCCGCCGAGGCGATCCTGAATGCCGGGCGGCCGTTCACGGCGCTGGTGTGCGCCAACGACCAGATGGCGCTGGGCGCGCGGCTGGCCCTGTACCGCCGGGGCGTGAGCGTCCCCGGGGACGTGTCCCTGACGGGCTTCGACGACGTGTTCACCTCGTCCCTGATGACGCCGCCGCTGACGACCGTGCGGCAGGCGATCTACGACATCGGCCTGACGGCGGCCCGCGAGGCGCTGAACCTGCTGGACGGTCAGCCGGTCGTCCGGCAGGTGTTCGAACCTGATCTGATCATCCGTGAGTCCACGGCTGCTCCGGCGCGCCCGCGTCCGGCGGCCCGCGCCAGACGGGGGGTGACGGCGATGAGCACCCCGGATGGCTGA
- a CDS encoding ROK family transcriptional regulator — protein sequence MPPIPGGDQPYLKHLNRARMLHLLRTHPGLSRAELAAHSGLTKVTVGSLVTALLDSGWLTEGHVRPGATGRPGRELHLGEARHVILGAEIGVLGARAVATTLRGTVLARAETRTPTTTPHAATQTVTQLCGQLLQDPATQGRELLGLGVALPGPVSPDGTRVLYAPNLGWDDVPFLDLLRAAPDLPDTLPAGAITLDNEANAAAFGESFLRPGEPPQLLAYVSLGSGVGAGFTALSGTPHVLRGARGLAGEIGHAIIQPGGLYCHCGNRGCVETLLGGWAIRAALNLNVLDPLDEALAPRLREAAVQVILGRAGEALGQLLVNLHQTLGPDEIVIGGALTRLDGAVLGAALDVYHARQWRPAAPPARVTVRQDSLYLPALGAAAQLLARVIDTPQETA from the coding sequence ATGCCCCCCATCCCCGGCGGCGACCAGCCGTACCTGAAACACCTCAACCGCGCCCGCATGCTGCACCTGCTGCGCACCCACCCCGGCCTCAGCCGCGCCGAACTCGCCGCCCACAGCGGCCTGACCAAGGTCACTGTCGGCAGCCTGGTCACCGCCCTGCTGGACAGCGGCTGGCTCACCGAGGGCCACGTCCGCCCCGGCGCCACCGGACGCCCGGGCCGCGAACTGCACCTCGGCGAGGCCCGCCACGTCATCCTGGGCGCAGAGATCGGCGTGCTCGGCGCGCGCGCCGTCGCCACCACCCTGCGCGGCACCGTCCTCGCCCGCGCCGAGACCCGCACCCCCACCACCACCCCGCACGCCGCCACGCAGACCGTCACGCAGTTGTGCGGGCAGCTGCTGCAAGACCCCGCCACCCAGGGCCGCGAACTGCTGGGCCTGGGCGTGGCCCTGCCCGGCCCGGTCAGCCCGGACGGCACGCGCGTGCTGTACGCCCCGAACCTCGGCTGGGACGACGTGCCCTTCCTGGACCTGCTGCGCGCCGCGCCCGACCTGCCCGATACCCTGCCCGCAGGCGCCATCACGCTGGACAACGAGGCCAACGCCGCCGCGTTCGGCGAGAGCTTCCTGCGCCCCGGCGAGCCGCCGCAGCTGCTCGCGTACGTCAGCCTGGGCAGCGGCGTCGGCGCCGGATTCACGGCCCTGAGCGGCACCCCGCACGTCCTGCGCGGCGCGCGCGGCCTCGCCGGGGAGATCGGACACGCGATCATCCAGCCCGGCGGGCTGTACTGCCACTGCGGGAACCGCGGCTGCGTCGAGACCCTGCTGGGCGGCTGGGCGATCCGCGCCGCGCTGAACCTGAACGTCCTCGACCCGCTGGACGAGGCCCTCGCCCCGCGCCTGCGCGAGGCCGCCGTGCAGGTCATCCTCGGCCGCGCCGGAGAGGCGCTGGGGCAGCTGCTCGTGAACCTGCACCAGACCCTCGGCCCGGACGAGATCGTCATCGGCGGCGCCCTGACCCGCCTGGACGGCGCCGTGCTGGGCGCCGCGCTGGACGTGTACCACGCCCGTCAGTGGCGGCCGGCCGCGCCGCCCGCGCGCGTCACGGTCCGCCAGGACAGCCTGTACCTGCCCGCGCTGGGCGCCGCCGCGCAGCTGCTCGCGCGCGTGATCGACACCCCACAGGAGACCGCATGA
- the xylB gene encoding xylulokinase gives MTPTPVTLGLDVGTSGVKAVVVTASGQTLAESTHAYPLLTPRPGWTEQRPADWLDGVRAALRDLSAALEGKAQPLALGLSGQMHGLVPLDAHGEVLRPALLWNDQRTGAQVGQIEARVPRADLVARTGNRAVTGFQLPKILWLRDEEPDTFARLRHALIPKDYVGYALTGVLAAEPSDASGVGALNLARGAWDADVLGALDLTADLFPPLVKSTDVVGTLTREWAAATGLPEGLPVVAGGGDNAAAGIALGLSSAQPDVGSVSLGTSGVIFSPLRDPTPDPEGRVHLFAHADGGYHLLGVTLSAAGSLEWLHAKLAPDTPISVLLEEAAQVPPGAGGVTFLPYLSGERSPLMNPHARAAFTGLSLAHGRAHLTRAVLEGSVAALADAYGVMQAIAPLNTLISTGGGARSDLWLGLAGSALNLPVHPTSARPGAAHGAAILAMPAAGLHPSLTAAMDATRPDLHPPVPPVDMADALNAYAAARTALYGG, from the coding sequence ATGACCCCCACGCCCGTCACGCTGGGCCTGGACGTCGGCACCAGCGGCGTCAAGGCCGTCGTCGTCACCGCCAGCGGGCAGACCCTGGCCGAGAGCACCCACGCCTACCCCCTCCTGACCCCCCGCCCCGGCTGGACCGAGCAGCGCCCCGCCGACTGGCTAGACGGCGTGCGCGCCGCGCTGCGCGACCTGAGCGCCGCACTGGAGGGGAAGGCGCAGCCCCTGGCGCTGGGTCTCAGCGGACAGATGCACGGCCTCGTCCCGCTGGATGCCCACGGCGAGGTGCTGCGGCCCGCGCTGCTGTGGAACGACCAGCGGACCGGCGCGCAGGTCGGGCAGATCGAGGCCCGCGTCCCCCGCGCCGACCTGGTCGCGCGGACCGGGAACCGCGCCGTGACCGGCTTCCAGCTGCCCAAGATCCTCTGGCTACGCGACGAGGAACCCGACACCTTCGCCCGGCTGCGCCACGCACTGATCCCCAAGGATTACGTCGGGTACGCCCTGACCGGCGTGCTGGCCGCCGAACCCAGCGACGCCAGCGGGGTGGGTGCACTGAACCTCGCGCGCGGCGCGTGGGACGCGGACGTGCTGGGCGCGCTCGACCTGACCGCCGACCTGTTCCCGCCCCTTGTGAAGTCCACCGACGTCGTCGGCACCCTGACCCGCGAGTGGGCCGCCGCAACCGGCCTCCCCGAGGGCCTCCCGGTCGTCGCGGGCGGCGGGGACAACGCCGCCGCCGGAATCGCCCTGGGCCTGTCGAGCGCCCAGCCCGACGTGGGCAGCGTCAGCCTGGGCACCAGCGGCGTGATCTTCAGCCCCCTGCGCGACCCCACCCCCGACCCGGAGGGCCGCGTGCACCTGTTCGCGCACGCCGACGGCGGGTACCACCTGCTCGGCGTGACCCTCTCGGCCGCCGGGTCCCTGGAGTGGCTGCACGCGAAACTCGCGCCCGACACGCCCATCTCCGTGCTGCTGGAGGAGGCCGCGCAGGTCCCCCCAGGCGCGGGCGGCGTGACGTTCCTGCCGTACCTGTCGGGCGAACGCAGTCCCCTGATGAACCCCCACGCCCGCGCAGCCTTCACCGGCCTGAGCCTCGCGCACGGCCGCGCCCACCTGACCCGCGCCGTGCTGGAAGGCAGCGTCGCCGCGCTCGCCGACGCGTACGGCGTCATGCAGGCCATCGCCCCGCTGAACACCCTGATCTCCACCGGGGGCGGCGCCCGCAGCGACCTGTGGCTGGGCCTCGCCGGCAGCGCCCTGAACCTCCCGGTTCACCCCACCAGCGCCCGCCCCGGCGCGGCCCACGGCGCCGCCATCCTCGCCATGCCCGCCGCCGGACTCCACCCGAGCCTGACGGCCGCCATGGACGCCACCCGCCCCGACCTCCACCCGCCCGTCCCGCCCGTGGACATGGCCGACGCCCTGAACGCCTATGCCGCTGCCCGCACCGCCCTGTACGGAGGCTGA
- the xylA gene encoding xylose isomerase, whose translation MADFTPTPADRFTFGLWTVGNTGRDPFGEATRPVRKAPYLVEKLAALGAYGVNLHDNDLVPIDATAAQRDALVREFQQALSDHGLVVPMATTNLFSDPAFKDGAFTSADARVRAYALQKTMHAMDLGAELGADTYVLWGGREGTEVDAGGKLLDALGWFRDSLNYLAAYSESQGYGYRFALEPKPNEPRADIFLPTVGSALGFIATLDRPELFGLNPEFAHETMAGLSFPHAVAQAIDAGKLFHIDLNDQKMGRFDQDLRFGAENPKGAFFLVKLLEESGYAGPKHFDAHALRTEDEAGVWAFARGCMRTYLILRDKVQRFGQDAEIQAALAAYRVQDAELEALTGTFTPANAGALKAHAFDRAALGTRGPGLEALDQLTMELLLGVR comes from the coding sequence ATGGCTGACTTCACCCCCACCCCCGCAGACCGGTTCACGTTCGGCCTCTGGACCGTCGGCAACACCGGCCGCGACCCGTTCGGCGAGGCGACCCGCCCGGTCAGGAAGGCTCCGTACCTTGTCGAGAAACTGGCCGCGCTGGGCGCGTACGGCGTGAACCTGCACGACAACGACCTCGTGCCGATCGACGCGACCGCCGCGCAGCGGGACGCCCTCGTGCGCGAGTTCCAGCAGGCGCTCTCGGATCATGGGCTGGTCGTGCCGATGGCGACCACGAACCTGTTCAGCGACCCGGCGTTCAAGGACGGCGCGTTCACGAGCGCCGACGCCCGCGTGCGCGCCTACGCCCTGCAGAAAACCATGCACGCCATGGACCTGGGCGCGGAACTCGGCGCCGATACGTACGTGCTGTGGGGCGGCCGCGAGGGGACCGAGGTGGACGCCGGGGGCAAACTGCTCGACGCGCTGGGCTGGTTCCGGGACAGCCTGAATTACCTCGCGGCGTACAGCGAGTCGCAGGGGTACGGGTACCGCTTCGCGCTGGAACCCAAACCGAACGAGCCGCGCGCCGACATCTTCCTGCCCACCGTCGGCAGCGCCCTGGGCTTCATCGCGACGCTGGACCGCCCGGAGCTGTTCGGCCTGAACCCGGAGTTCGCGCACGAGACCATGGCGGGCCTGAGCTTCCCGCACGCCGTCGCGCAGGCCATCGACGCCGGGAAGCTGTTCCACATTGACCTGAACGACCAGAAGATGGGCCGCTTCGACCAGGACCTGCGCTTCGGCGCGGAGAACCCCAAGGGCGCGTTCTTCCTCGTCAAGCTGCTGGAAGAGTCCGGGTACGCCGGGCCGAAACACTTCGACGCGCACGCGCTGCGCACCGAGGACGAGGCGGGCGTGTGGGCGTTCGCGCGCGGCTGCATGCGCACCTACCTGATCCTGCGGGACAAGGTGCAGCGCTTCGGGCAGGACGCCGAGATCCAGGCCGCCCTCGCCGCGTACCGCGTGCAGGACGCGGAACTGGAGGCCCTGACCGGCACCTTCACCCCCGCGAACGCCGGGGCGCTGAAAGCCCACGCCTTCGACCGCGCCGCACTGGGCACGCGCGGCCCCGGCCTGGAGGCGCTGGACCAGTTGACCATGGAACTCCTGCTCGGCGTGCGCTGA
- a CDS encoding aldose epimerase family protein, which translates to MTTPDVHTRTWGSAPAGQPITQFTLTLPGGVQAQLTDLGATLTSLHVPDRSGMPGEVVLGFDRPGPYLSRETAPFLGSTVGRFANRIAQARYTLDGQAVHLTPSDGPHALHGGPRGFDLHLWHGHAEVVGEGAQVTFTRTSPHGEEGHPGTLHVQVTYHLTADPDPTLSIEYRATTDAPTHVNLTNHTYWNLSPDPHEGVHAHHLTLHADTFTPTHAGIPTGAVQDVTGTPLDFRTPRPLGDALTDQPGGFDHNLMLRGQPGTLRPAATLYHPASGRSLEIRTTEPAVQLYTANFLDGQYTGHAGRVHAPQAAVCLETQHVPDSPNQPQFPTTRLDPGRTFTSRTVHTFRTQ; encoded by the coding sequence ATGACCACGCCCGACGTCCACACCCGCACCTGGGGCTCTGCGCCCGCCGGGCAGCCCATCACGCAATTCACCCTCACACTGCCCGGCGGCGTGCAGGCCCAGCTGACCGACCTGGGCGCCACCCTCACCAGCCTGCACGTCCCTGACCGCAGCGGCATGCCGGGCGAGGTCGTGCTGGGCTTCGACCGGCCGGGGCCGTACCTGAGCCGCGAGACCGCCCCGTTCCTGGGCAGCACCGTGGGCCGCTTCGCCAACCGGATCGCGCAGGCCCGCTACACGCTGGACGGACAGGCGGTCCACCTGACCCCCAGTGACGGCCCGCACGCCCTGCACGGCGGCCCGCGCGGCTTCGACCTGCACCTCTGGCACGGACACGCGGAGGTGGTGGGCGAGGGCGCGCAGGTGACGTTCACCCGTACCAGCCCCCACGGCGAGGAGGGCCACCCCGGCACCCTGCATGTGCAGGTCACGTACCACCTGACCGCCGACCCCGACCCCACCCTGAGCATCGAGTACCGCGCCACCACCGACGCGCCCACCCACGTGAACCTGACCAACCACACCTACTGGAACCTCAGCCCCGACCCGCACGAGGGCGTCCACGCGCACCACCTCACCCTGCACGCCGACACGTTCACGCCCACCCACGCGGGCATCCCCACCGGCGCCGTGCAGGACGTCACCGGCACCCCGCTGGACTTCCGCACGCCCCGCCCCCTGGGCGACGCGCTGACCGATCAGCCCGGCGGCTTCGACCATAACCTGATGTTGCGCGGCCAGCCCGGCACACTGCGCCCCGCCGCCACCCTGTACCACCCTGCCAGCGGCCGCAGCCTGGAGATCCGCACCACCGAACCTGCCGTGCAGCTGTACACCGCGAACTTCCTGGACGGCCAGTACACCGGGCACGCGGGCCGCGTCCACGCCCCACAGGCCGCCGTGTGCCTGGAGACGCAGCACGTCCCGGACTCGCCCAACCAGCCCCAGTTCCCCACCACCCGCCTCGACCCCGGGCGGACCTTCACGTCCCGCACGGTGCACACCTTCCGCACTCAGTGA